Genomic DNA from Gammaproteobacteria bacterium:
CAGTCTGGACAACGCGATCGTGGTGGATGATTACCGGATTCTCAACGAAGACGGCCTGCGCTACGACGACGAATTCGTCAAGCATAAAGTCTTGGACGCCATTGGCGATCTCTATCTGCTAGGCAGAAGCCTGATCGGTGCGTTTCACGGCCACAAGTCGGGCCACGCCCTGAACAACCGTCTGTTGCGCGCGTTGATGGCCGACCAGAATGCCTGGGAATTGGTAACCTTTGAGAATAACGAGAATGCGCCCATTTTGTTCATGAGCCCGGCGCCCGCTACTTAAACTTGGAGATGCGCGCCGGGTGTGAGATAAACAAGGAAAAAGGCAGAAAGCTTTTCCGGGCATTACCTGGCATGCCGTGACAGGCGTCGCAGCGCGCTGCTGAGCTTTGGGTTATTAATACAGTCTGCCGCGTCGTTGATCACCGCTCCTGCCTTGGGCGACAATCCGAGCCGGGGGCGGGGTGAGAGCCCGGGCTCTTGCAGGGGGGGGACCACCTTGATCCGGAGGCGGGTGAGCGGGGGCAGGTCGCGCTCTTCATTGAGGCGGGTGAGAAGCTCAGTGGTAAGGAAGCGCAAGCGTGCCGCCCACACAGGGGAATCACTGACGATGACCAGGCTTGTGCCCACCACATTTCCGGCGCGGCAGTGTCCGGCCAGAGGCTGCGGCAGCAGCGCGGCCAGCAATTTTGTGATACGGTCAAGCCTGCGGGCATGGCAGATGAGGTGGGCCAGCGGGGAGGGCTGGGCCTGAAAAATGGCATCCAGGGACCTGGGGGATTTGGGTTTCACGGTTAAATCAACAGCTTACGTTGCTTAAGTTGAGGGCGGAAACAAAATGAATATTATAGTATTCCGAACAAACCTGCAGCGCCCGATCCAGATCCGTTTCAATTCTTTGCGTTTCGGGTTGATGTTGTTTCTTATTGTCGTCGTGCCGGTCACGTCGGCGGCCTATCTTGGTTTTTTGTGGGGCGATCAGCACGCGCGCTCCGAGGCTATTCCGGCGGAATTGTACGCGTCCATGGATGCCCAATGGCGCGCCGTGGAGGAGGCGCGGGCCGAGGCGGAAGAGCAGCTCAATGCGCTCGCCACCCGGGTCAGCGTGCTGCAGGCCCGGGCCATTCGGCTGGATGCTTTGGGCGAGCGGCTGGTGGGTATTGCCGGCCTGGACAACGGCGAGTTTGATTTCGAGAATGTCCCGGCGCAAGGCGGGCCGGAGCAGCCTGCGGCGAGGGCCATTGCGATGCCGGATTTCCTGGCGTCGCTGGAGTTGCTCTCGCGCCAGCTGGAAGACCGGCAGCAGCAGTTCGACATTCTCGAATCCATCCACATGAACCGAACTTTGCAAGAACAAACCTATCCAACAGGGATGCCGGTAAAGCGGGGTTGGATCTCGTCCTACTTCGGCATGCGCACCGACCCGTTTACCGGGCGGCCGGCTCATCACGATGGCGTCGATGTGGCCGGGAAGCTGGGTTCGGCCGTCGTTGCCGTGGCGTCGGGTGTTGTCACCTGGTCGGGCAAGCGCAGCGGCTACGGCTTGTTGGTGGAAGTGAATCACGGCGGCGGCTATGTGACCCGCTATGCCCACAATCAGGAAAGCCTGGTTCGCGTGGGCGACAAGGTGAGCAAGGGACAAACCATCGCCAGGATGGGCTCCAGCGGCCGCTCCACGGGTCCCCATGTCCACTTTGAAGTGCTGCGCAAGGGACGTGTGGTTGATCCCATCAAGTATCTGCGCGCCGCGCGCTGACAGAGCAGGCTTTGGTCATGAGGAGAACGGACTCCTCCAGGTTTTAAGGTGTACCGACGGGATTGATGTTCGCAAAAGTGATGAATAAAGTCTTCGGCAGCCGCAACGAGCGGCTGTTGAAGCGTATGGGGGCGGAAGTTCAGCGCATCAACGGCCTGGAGCCGGAGATGGAGCGCTTGAGCGACGCAGAGCTGCGCGCCAAAACGGAAGAGTTCCGCACCCGCCTGGCGGACGGTGCCAGCTTGGATGATCTGCTTCCCGAGGCCTTTGCCGTCGTGCGCGAAGCGGGCAGGCGTACCCTGGGCATGCGTCACTTCGATGTGCAGCTGATCGGTGGCATGGTGCTGCACCAGGGCAAGATCGCCGAAATGCGTACCGGCGAGGGTAAAACCCTGGTGGCGACCCTGGCGGCTTATCTGAACGCGCTGCCCGCCAAGGGCGTTCACGTGGTCACGGTGAACGACTATCTCGCGCAGCGCGATGCCCAGTGGATGATGCCCTTGTACGAATCACTGGGCTTGACCGTGGGCGTGGTCGTGTCCGGCCAGGAATCGGCGGAAAAACGTGCCGCCTACGCCTGCGACATCACCTATGGCACCAACAACGAATTTGGTTTCGATTATCTGCGTGACAATATGGCCTTCAGCGCAGCGGAGCGGGTTCAACGCGGCACCCACTACGCCATCGTTGACGAGGTCGACTCCATCCTCATTGACGAGGCCCGTACGCCCCTCATTATTTCCGGTCCCACGGACGACAGTTCCGATTTGTACCTCAAGATCAATGATCTGGTGCCCAGGCTCAGCAAACAGGAAGAGGAAGACGGGGAAGGTGATTATACGGTGGACGAAAAGGCCCGCCAGGTCTTTTTAACCGAGGATGGGCACCAGCGCGTGGAGGAAATGCTCGCGGCGGCCGGTTTGTTGGGCGAGGGCGAAAGCCTGTACGATGCCGCCAATATCGGGGTGATGCATCATCTCAACGCCGCCTTGAGGGCGCATGCCTTGTTTCAGCGGGATGTGGATTACATCGTGCGGGACAAGCAGGTCATCATTGTTGATGAATTCACCGGCCGCACCCTGCCGGGCCGGCGCTGGTCCGAGGGTTTGCACCAGGCGGTGGAAGCCAAAGAGGGGGTGCCCATCCAGTCTGAAAACCAGACCCTGGCCTCTATCACCTTTCAAAACCTGTTCCGTCTGTATGACAAGCTGGCCGGCATGACCGGCACGGCGGATACGGAAGCCTACGAATTTCAGCAAATCTACGGCCTGGAAGTGGTGGTGATTCCCACCCACAAACCCATGATTCGCCAGG
This window encodes:
- a CDS encoding DUF721 domain-containing protein, which produces MKPKSPRSLDAIFQAQPSPLAHLICHARRLDRITKLLAALLPQPLAGHCRAGNVVGTSLVIVSDSPVWAARLRFLTTELLTRLNEERDLPPLTRLRIKVVPPLQEPGLSPRPRLGLSPKAGAVINDAADCINNPKLSSALRRLSRHAR
- a CDS encoding M23 family metallopeptidase, translated to MNIIVFRTNLQRPIQIRFNSLRFGLMLFLIVVVPVTSAAYLGFLWGDQHARSEAIPAELYASMDAQWRAVEEARAEAEEQLNALATRVSVLQARAIRLDALGERLVGIAGLDNGEFDFENVPAQGGPEQPAARAIAMPDFLASLELLSRQLEDRQQQFDILESIHMNRTLQEQTYPTGMPVKRGWISSYFGMRTDPFTGRPAHHDGVDVAGKLGSAVVAVASGVVTWSGKRSGYGLLVEVNHGGGYVTRYAHNQESLVRVGDKVSKGQTIARMGSSGRSTGPHVHFEVLRKGRVVDPIKYLRAAR